A window of Candidatus Gastranaerophilales bacterium contains these coding sequences:
- the rplO gene encoding 50S ribosomal protein L15 — MSERITLEDLRPADGATSKTKRVGRGRASGHGKTSCRGNNGEGQRSGRSSKRGFEGGQMPGYRQMPKLKGFTNFNAIKYAEINVCDFETLGKDEITLEVLKEMGKAHSSTEELRVLGCGDLTKAVTVSARYFTASAKEKIEKAGGKAQLV; from the coding sequence ATGTCAGAAAGAATAACTCTAGAAGATTTAAGACCTGCTGACGGTGCTACTTCTAAAACTAAAAGAGTAGGCAGAGGCAGAGCTTCAGGACACGGAAAAACTTCTTGTCGCGGTAATAACGGCGAAGGTCAAAGATCAGGCAGAAGCTCAAAAAGAGGATTTGAAGGCGGACAAATGCCGGGTTACAGACAAATGCCTAAATTGAAAGGCTTTACTAACTTCAACGCTATTAAATACGCTGAAATTAATGTTTGTGACTTCGAAACTCTTGGTAAAGATGAAATTACACTTGAGGTTTTGAAAGAAATGGGCAAAGCTCATTCTTCAACAGAAGAATTGAGAGTTCTTGGTTGTGGCGATTTGACTAAAGCTGTTACTGTATCAGCTAGATATTTTACAGCTTCAGCTAAAGAAAAAATCGAAAAAGCAGGCGGAAAGGCTCAGTTAGTATAA
- the rpmD gene encoding 50S ribosomal protein L30 produces the protein MANKTEKIQIKLVKSLIGSTKKQISVAKGLGLSKTNQVVEHYASPTILGMVNAIPHLVQIVK, from the coding sequence ATGGCTAATAAAACAGAAAAAATTCAAATTAAATTGGTAAAAAGCTTAATCGGTTCCACTAAAAAACAAATTAGTGTTGCTAAAGGTTTAGGCTTGTCTAAAACAAATCAAGTGGTTGAACATTACGCATCTCCAACAATTTTGGGTATGGTTAATGCTATTCCTCACTTGGTTCAAATAGTTAAATAA